DNA from Flavobacteriales bacterium:
TGATCCACATCACCGACCTGAGCTGGGGCCGCGTGAGCCACCCCGAGGAGGTGGTGAAGCTCGACGACAAGATCAACGTGGTGATCCTGGACTTCGACGACGAGAAGAAGCGGATCGCCCTGGGCCTGAAGCAGCTGCAACCGCACCCTTGGGATGCCCTGAGCGCCGACATGAATGCCGGCGACAAGGTGAAGGGCAAGGTGATGGTGATCACGGACTACGGCGCGTTCGTGGAAGTGGCACCCGGCGTGGAAGGTCTGCTGCACGTGAGCGAGATGAGCTGGAGCCAGCACCTGCGCAGCCCGAAGGACTTCCTGAAGGAGGGCCAGGAGATCGAGTGCGTCATCCTGAACATCGACCGCGAAGAGCGGAAGATGAGCCTGGGCATGAAGCAGCTGAGCCCCGACCCTTGGGCCGATATCGAGTTCAAGTACCCGGTCCGCTCCAAGCACACCGCCAAGGTTCGCAACTTCACCCACTTCGGCATCTTCGCCGAGCTGGAAGAGGGCGTGGATGGCCTCATCCACATCAGCGACCTCAGCTGGACGAAGCGCATCAAGCACCCCAGCGAGTTCTGCAATGTGGGCGATGAGATCGAAGTGGTGGTGCTGGAAGTGGACAAGGACAACCGTCGCCTGAGCCTCGGGCACAAGCAGGTGGAGGAGAACCCTTGGGAGGTGTTCGCCACCGTGTTCACTCCGGGCAGCGTTCATGAGGGCACCATCACGGGCCGCGCAGGCCAGAATTTCGTGGTGAGCCTACCCTATGGCGTGGAAGGCACCGTGACCGCCAAGCACCTGAAGAAGGCCGACGGCTCGAAGGCTGAACTGGAGGAGAAGCTCCCCTTCATGGTCCTTGAGTTCAACGGTGACGCGCGCCGCATCGTGCTGAGCCACACCCGCACGTTCGAGGAGGGCGATGAGCCCCTGGAGACCGTCGCCAAGGGCAAGCGTACCCGCAAGGAGGGCGACACCGCCGCCACCAGCGCCAGCGTGAAGAGCGTGAACGACAAAGTGGAGAAGAGCACGCTCGGTGACCTCGGCGTGCTGAGCAGCCTGAAGAGCTCCATGGAGAGCAACGAGCGCGCCGCCAAGGACAAGAAGGACGAGGCCGAAGGCTGATTCGCACTCCCGAGCCATCAAGAAGCAAAGAGCCCCGGCGATCGCCGGGGCTCTTTGCTTCCTGCCAGGCAGGTCAAAGGCTTCCCCTCCCCGCTGCGAACGCCTTCCGGCCGGTCCAGCTCGCCAAGCTGTCCACGGCGCCGGTTCCAAACCGTCGTCCCCTGGCCATCCACCGCACGGAAAACCGAGTTCCCCGAAGGGAAGCTTTCGGGCAGCGACTCCACCACCCCCAAGCATGCCTGCGAGGCGATGAGGCTGCCTTTAACCGGGTCCTGCGCGCTCTGTGCCCCAGTCAGGAGGCACAAGAGCCAGGAAAGCGAGGTCCTGCACCGCATGCGAGCAAGTAAGATGGCCGGACCGGAATTCGAGAAGGCGCGGCCGTGCAGCCGCTCTTGGGCGCGTACCCTGGTGATGGGCACGCCAAAGCCGAGCCTTTCGCATGAGCTCTGGGTCCTGGCTTCCAAAGTGGCGAGCGGGGGCCGAGAGGGCTTGGGGCTCCGCTCCCCGCCTACCTTCGCGGTCCTTTCGATAACGACATGTTCGAGAATCTGAACGACAAGCTGGAGCGGGCCTTCAAGGTGCTGAAAGGCCAGGGGCAGATCACGGAGATCAACGTGGCGGAGACCACCAAGGAGATCCGCAAGGCGCTGCTCGATGCCGACGTGAATTACAAGACCGCCAAGGACTTCACCGACCGGGTGAAGGCCAAGGCGCTGGGGCAGAACGTGCTCACGAGCATCAGCCCGGGGCAGCTGCTCACCAAGATCACGCACGACGAGCTGGCCGAGCTGATGGGCGGGCAGAGCGCCGGCATGAACATGAGCGGCAACCCCACGGTAGTGCTCATGAGCGGCCTGCAGGGCTCCGGCAAGACCACCTTCAGCGGCAAGCTCGCCAACTACATCCGCAAGAAGGGCAAGCGCCCGCTGCTGGTGGCTTGCGACGTGTACCGCCCCGCGGCCATCGACCAGCTGGAGACGCTCGGCAAGCAGCTGGACATCGCGGTG
Protein-coding regions in this window:
- the rpsA gene encoding 30S ribosomal protein S1, with amino-acid sequence MSTVENNKVTFAEPPADFDWAAIEDDRKSQAADARQQMEAAYEKTLSSISEKEVLMGTVVGMNKKEVVINIGYKSEGVVPISEFRYKPDLKIGDQVEVYIEKQEDKGGQMVVSHKTARVHNAWGKVNHAMETNEVITGYVKCRTKGGLIVDVFGIEAFLPGSQIDVKPIRDYDQFVGKNMEFKVVKINQEFKNVVVSHKALIEAELEAQKKQIIGGLEKGQVLEGTVKNITSYGVFVDLGGVDGLIHITDLSWGRVSHPEEVVKLDDKINVVILDFDDEKKRIALGLKQLQPHPWDALSADMNAGDKVKGKVMVITDYGAFVEVAPGVEGLLHVSEMSWSQHLRSPKDFLKEGQEIECVILNIDREERKMSLGMKQLSPDPWADIEFKYPVRSKHTAKVRNFTHFGIFAELEEGVDGLIHISDLSWTKRIKHPSEFCNVGDEIEVVVLEVDKDNRRLSLGHKQVEENPWEVFATVFTPGSVHEGTITGRAGQNFVVSLPYGVEGTVTAKHLKKADGSKAELEEKLPFMVLEFNGDARRIVLSHTRTFEEGDEPLETVAKGKRTRKEGDTAATSASVKSVNDKVEKSTLGDLGVLSSLKSSMESNERAAKDKKDEAEG